Within the Erigeron canadensis isolate Cc75 chromosome 6, C_canadensis_v1, whole genome shotgun sequence genome, the region CACCGTTGCTATTAtggttttctttatttcttaGCATTGCCAAATGATCAACATTCATATGATAATTATAACATATACTTCTGATTTTTACAGCTTGAAAGTGCCATCTCTAAGGAGAAGTCTGAAACTGATAAGACTATTGCCACAATGTTCGATGTTCTGAAGTGCAACACAAATGTTTGTCTTGAAAACCTCATTATAAATAGGTTATCATTTGGGCAAACTGTGGAGAATTTGTTTGCCTTGTCCTTTCTGGTAAAAGATGGCAGGGTTGTAATAGTTGTCGATGAAAAAGGCTCTCATCATGTTTGTATGTCACTCTTCTTAACTATTTTAGAAGAGTACTAGTTTTTTATCTTCTCTTTTCTCTGCATATTTGTTACTTTTGTAACCAGCATTTTTGTATTCAGCACCAAGGAACGCTCCTGCATCTGGTAGTATAATGTCGGGAGAGGTGGCATACTCTCACTTCATCTTTATGTTTGGCTTTAATGACTGGAAGGTACATACATTATCTTTGATCAACAAGTATTTAGCTAATCTTCTATTTGCTGCTAAGTTCTAACATTTTCAATTGACGGGTCGCATTTATAtgattcaaaaagaaaacaagattCAGTATCAGTTTCCGTTTACTTGATGTGTAATAAATAAACATGGGAGCTACAAACTGACGAAGAGCAACTAATGTATTATGATGTGCAAAATTGCAGTTAATGAAGGATTCAGTGGCCGAAGGTTCTGAGCTGATGCCTCATAGGAGCATACTGAATCATTGTGGTGCTTCTCAATCCGATACACAAATTCACACAGTACTCGAACTACAGGTGCCACCACAAAAACGCAACAAGAAATCAAGTGAAGTCTGATGGGTCTCATAAGAATGGTAGCAGTAGTCTCAGTAAGATAATGTTTTTGGTGCCTTCGCACAGAGGTTACAAGTAAATAACTTAGTATGAGGCGTTAGATTTTTTGGTATTTGCAGATAAGTGATGTTGATAGGCTAGCCTCTTTTAGCTGTTACATACTTATGTGTCACAAATGCTCACCATATTGCTTCAGATTTATATCTGAACTGCTGAGCATATATTTTGTTGCCAATAGTAACTGTTTCATGTATCCATCTTGTTTTATCTAATGGCTATCACTAGTCACCATAAGAAGTGAATATGCCTGAATCAACTGTTCTCTGAGTGTGCACCCACTAGTCCGAGTTCTTATCAATCTCAACCTTAGTATGTTAAGACATTTTTAAATACTAGTTtagtttggtttggtttgtaGGCTCCCCTGTTAGTCAAAGGTCAAGCCTTTGATCATTGGCCAAATTATCAGCAATATTATTGCTCTTGACCTTCACATTTTCATTTCAAACGCATAAGATTTTTGTAAGCATTAAACTATGAGTGTGTGTGGTTGAGCAACAAAAGAATATCATGATTGATGCAAAGGCATCTCCACTGGCAAATCAAACAAACCGGGCTTTTGCTGCCGCACTGGTCCATGTACTGAGTCAATGGATCAGCCCTCGCCACTTCACCTAGAGATCTCATGGACAAATCCACAAATGTTGTGCGTTATGGATATCTTGTTTAGTAATGCTTAATGATGTTTACacattctttttaattttatctgaAGCTTGATCTACGGCTACAAATAAGTCGAGTTTTATCGTGTTACTTGAACGCTGATTTGTCTTGAGCCCAAAATAAAAGGCTCGACACATAAATTTAATGAAAGTTGTAGTTTTGCTAAGATGAACCGAGGCTCAAAACGTAGTAACGTATTATCTCAGTATTTCACTATTTTGCTTTAGGAGTTAAGCCGTAAGAAGCAAGAGGTTTGTTGTTTTGGGCCGACTGGGCCTATGTTATTTTGAGGAACGATAGTCCTCACTCTTTCTAAAGGAAATACAAATACCACATAGAAAGTTTAGTATCAATGAActaattttgaatatatttcattattttgtttgatcaaatatatataattagtgtaCTTGAGCATTAcctcaatggttgaaagatcatctccctatgtaagaggtcttgggttcaagcctTAAGGAGGACATAGGAAGTCCCTTAATGAGGGTTTGACTTGGGTATATCCATGTTCAAGTCTGAAGGGGCAGGATTTATCCCTATTAATcatcgtgccttcgggcgggttagtagggggttttccccccatcggatatttgaaataggcatttctacttcgagtgagctctctagcgTGAGCCCGATTAAGATAACGTAAGCTAGACcccccgctgtcgaatcgcgacacgaagttttcatcgaaattcaccttttaaaaatatatatatatatataattagtagttttataattttgaatatatttcattatttattcttaaatgtTAATCACCTTAATAAAAGTGCTTGTTTAAATTTAACGAATGACATAGTTTGAGTGAAACGTTCTTTTCTTCATAAAGGATCACTATTTTCGAAGGAATTTTATTTTCATAGAGTGATCTCTATTTGCGATGACATAACTTATGAATCAAAGTATTATCATATGTGATTTCTGATTTCATCTTATCGTATTAACTACATTCTACATCATATACACATATGAACTTACtaagttttaaactttattgTTAGAGTTAAAAACATATAAGATGTTACCTAAAAATTTCAAATGTGCAAATAGTTCgtttcgtaaaaaaaaaaaaaaagaaaaactcacAGTTTTGCAATATACAAGTAGTTTAAGGGAGTAATAAATCCACTACAATCTTTATACATCCACGACAATGCATCATTTATTCAGTTTTATATTATGCAATATactataatatatacattttttatagatagttaaaaaattattgtaaatttatatatatacattttttatagatagttaaaaaattattgtaaatttatCACTAAACAATAACTTAAGCAACATTTGAGATCCCGGGCCTAAGTGAAAGTGAAGTGGTGGGCCTGCCTAGAAGCCCAAAGACGAATGCGTTCCTAGGCCATAGGACCAACACCGTTCAAAGGTCCTCCAATATATAGTCCAATTCCTTGAATGTTCTAACCATACCATAGTCACCATGATGTCCTTTTGATTAATAGAAGTAGAGGAATAGATAAAGTAATTTTTTAGAGCATAATATCCGCGTAATGCGGCATTagtggtggggaagacggtctaatggtgtcggtgatggtactattcgtgttggtggtggtgtgatagtgaaaatttttagaaaataagaacttaaagtgttaattatcaaattaaaggtttaaagtgtaaattaatttattaaaaactatacataaaaagtcaaggacAACTTTGGATTCCAGTGTGTTATACCGAATCCAATTATAATCATTCGCGGTATGTAATTAATTTCCATTATCgtttgtgttttttgttttctgaaATTGTAACGATTAGAAGTTTGTAGTTATAACGGTTTTTTGTTCATCTTATTAGATAAAAAAGATGCTATAGGTGCTGCTAATAGGAAGAAATTTATCGAAATTATTGATGAAGTCGATGGAATGCATCATCTCGGTATTATATTCGTGTGTTATGATTATGATATTtcgttaataattttatttgaaagataACTAAATAATTGTGTAACTATTTGGAATTTGTAGTCACGAAACCAAGAGAGCTAGTATCGGATGCAGAGGCATTACGGGACCTATCCCACACATTGGTGAGTTCCATTAAGGTGCAAAGCCTTGGAAGTGTTACTCCATCTGTATTTGTGTCAAGTCTAGTCGATGCATACGCcaagaagaagaggagaatAGGGACCGCACAACATGTCCAGATTCTCTGGAAAAATATCGGTCTTGATGTTTCTCCTCTTCTCAAGATCTTTAGGGGTTCCGCCACCACGTAAGTCAATAATTCTTAAGTTTCAGTATTATCAGTACGTTGTGTTCGACATACTTTTGtaacgtttttttttaaattttcactGAAGGTCTGGACTTACCCCCTTGAATCGTAAACAGGCTGAACCAGTAGTTCTCTTTCAACGAAAACCTccagaaaagaaagagaagctAATGAAACCAatagaggtatatatatatatatatatactctcaaTTCTTGATAGTTTGAGCAAACTAAACTGTTTAGTCGTATGTTAATTAGAAATTTGTAAACATTATGGGTTCATTTGTTCTGTTTAGCATCCTTAACTGATAAAAAGTTATTTGAAGTAAATTATTTGCgatacattttatttatttgactctttttattttttgacagCTTGGCAATATCGCGGAGGAGATGACAGAAACATATATGATTATTGCACAGATGTTTGATATTcttaaaaacaagaaaaaagttGCTCTAGAGAACCTCGTTCTTAACAGGACCTCATTTGCGCAAACGGTggaaaacttgtttgttttgtCCTTCTTGGTGAAAGACGGCAGAGTTGTAATAGTCGTGAATAAGAAAGGCTCTCATTATGTTTGTATGTCACACCTTCAACTCACAATCTTATATACTATATAAGTATACTAGTTTTTCATCTACTCTTTATCACTGATTGTACGTGTCGTTCTTACTTCTGTCACTGCTATACAGCACCGAGGAACGCTCCTTCATCTAGCCGCATAATGTCGAAGGAGGTGGTGCAGTCTCATTTCGTCTTTAGTTTTGCCTTTGGAGACTGGAAGGTACATATGATAATACTTAATCTTGTATTGTTGATATATGTTATTTAACGTTTACAAATTGTGCGTCGCGTTTATATGTCAAGAAAAGAAACGAAGATGCAACGTTTACTGCTTGGAGGGTAATTTTAATGAGAACTATCTAACCTTATTATGATTGATGTGGCAAAATGCAGGCAATGAAGGATTTTGTGCCTGAAGGGTCTGAGCTGATGCCTCATAGAAGTGAGGAGGATTCTAGTGGTAGCTGTAAATCAAAACCAGATCCGAAGCAAAATTTAAATTCAGGCAGTAAGAGAACTTTAAGAAGCGCCACAAGATTCACGATGAAGAAAACAAACGACGAGTGGTCAGTCTTGTGAAATAGGCAGTAGTCGTCTGATGAGTAAGCAAAATTTGTTTGGAAGATGTAGTTTTTGGTAGAGGCTTCTTAGAAGTAAATCTTTTAGATTATACTAATAGGCAGATAAATACTGTATGTTTTATGTATCCATATTGTTTTACCCATTGGTTTGTCAATCTTCTccataaaaagtatatatatgatgaaacAAATGGTTCCTACCCGGTCAAACCGGGGATTGAACAAAACTAGTTTGGGTATTCAGGTATCTGGATTGGATAGAAATCTAGTCGGGTtctatttttggaaaaataCCTGACAAAAAATTTGTACACGTTTACACTTGCATTCTTGAGTATTTTTTTCTAAAGGGAAAGAAAAGCGGGAAGGCCCAACTTCGAGAATGATGATATCTCACCCCTGTGGAGACTTCTTCCTTTTCAGTGTCTTCCTACGGGCCCCCTATAGAACTGAGTTCTGATGTCGAGGAATTAGCGCTTTGGTTTGATTGCAGCTAGCGCGCCCCTTGAACAAGCCAATCAACCTCAATCCTAGGGAGGAAATGATTATAGAAAGtggaaaaaaggaaaagaaaaaccaaaaaaatctattcttgagttttttttatcaagagaaaggaaaAGATTTGATAAGAAAACCCATCTTCTTTTTTATGTTAAATTTTCTGGCCAAAATGGCCTGATTCCAAAAGAAAACTTCATCattcttgcaaaatgaccaatcTGTCCTCTATAATCTTCTTCCAGGAAACCTGTTAGAAATACAATTTTCACTTGCAATAACCTGtgtttttcttttgcttttcaACCCATTTTGGTTGCTGGGTGGTTTTCAAGGTTTGGGGAAGGATTATGTTGTTGTTGGGATATTTTAAAGTGTAGGGTTCATAGTGAAAGGACGATGGAGTGCATGTTTTTTTAATCCTTCTTCACCCATAAACAACAATTCCATCGATCAGATGATCTTTGTTATTGAAAAATTTAGAAgagttttattattttgtatattgTTTTGTTATTGATCCATCGGTCGGTCGATCTGATGATGTTACTTTGTTATTGATAAAGGCAAATTGTGTGATAGACTGGAGAATATTATCAGACTTTATGGTTGGTTGCCTTTTGCCTTATCTTATCATATATGCTTTTTATGtgtatttgtttttatcttGTAACTTATTAATATGTTGTTGAATAGGTAGaaggatatatatgtaaaatgataatttttttctttacatatctatatattattttttactttctttcacTTTCTTATTAACTCAAGAATGCTATTCaggtatatatattgttttcctTTCTTCTCCTATCTAATCCTATCCTTTCTTTTCCATCCATTTTAAACTCAAGAATAGAGTGTTAACCAAAAACCGGTTAAAAACCAGTTCGGGTATGTTCAAACCCGGCTTTGGTTATGTTGACTAAAAACTGATTTGGGTTTAGGACGGGTTCGGTTTGGAAATCGGGCACCTCTTGAAACTTGAAAGAGGATGACTGTGTCACTTGATGTTTACAAAACAGGCCCATTTAACGGGGTTCAAGTTTTGTACTTAACCTGATTTGTAATG harbors:
- the LOC122604800 gene encoding non-structural maintenance of chromosomes element 4 homolog A-like, with the protein product MIDAKASPLANQTNRAFAAALVHVLNKKDAIGAANRKKFIEIIDEVDGMHHLVTKPRELVSDAEALRDLSHTLVSSIKVQSLGSVTPSVFVSSLVDAYAKKKRRIGTAQHVQILWKNIGLDVSPLLKIFRGSATTSGLTPLNRKQAEPVVLFQRKPPEKKEKLMKPIELGNIAEEMTETYMIIAQMFDILKNKKKVALENLVLNRTSFAQTVENLFVLSFLVKDGRVVIVVNKKGSHYVSPRNAPSSSRIMSKEVVQSHFVFSFAFGDWK